A genomic window from Fusobacterium perfoetens includes:
- a CDS encoding ferritin-like domain-containing protein — protein sequence RANFEGECTEVGMYLAMSRVADREGYPEVAEAYKRIAFEEAEHAAKFAELLGECVTDSTEKNLSMRVEAEYGATAGKFDIAKRAKMLGFDAIHDTVHEMAKDEARHGKAFTGLLNRYFGK from the coding sequence TAAGAGCTAACTTTGAAGGAGAATGTACAGAAGTTGGAATGTACTTAGCAATGTCAAGAGTAGCTGACAGAGAAGGATACCCAGAAGTAGCAGAAGCTTACAAAAGAATAGCTTTTGAAGAAGCAGAACACGCAGCAAAATTCGCTGAATTATTAGGAGAATGTGTAACTGATTCTACTGAGAAAAACTTATCTATGAGAGTAGAAGCTGAGTATGGAGCAACAGCAGGAAAATTCGACATCGCTAAAAGAGCAAAAATGTTAGGATTCGACGCTATCCACGACACAGTTCATGAAATGGCAAAAGACGAAGCAAGACACGGAAAAGCATTCACTGGATTATTA